The DNA sequence TCAAAATTCAACATTCAAAATTCATAATTTTATAAAGTTTTCCTTAAGATTATCTAAACACATACATTTTGTAAAGCGTTATGGAATTAACTATAAGTACAAAGTTTAAAACATGAGCGAATATAAATTTGGGAGTAATAAATAGTAAGCTATTAGAGTTTGTTGATGACTATAATCAAAATAAAAGGCTTAGGAGTTTGGGAGATAAAACCCCTGCTCAATACCTAAAAGATGAAAAAAATATTATCATACAACGTATCGTTAGCTAACAATATGATCTTAACCAAAAGTTGGTATATACACTATAATGGAGCTAAACACATACTGATTCTGCTAAGTTGCCGTGCTAAACATATTAGGATAGATTAAGCATTAGCTAAACACATACCTTTGTTTTGTATTTTTTCTTTCCTTAAGGTGGTAAGTATGTCTATACCCATCTGGACTTTTTTAACTTTTTTACTTGATTTCTTAAATTTTTAAAGGTATAATCATCTTAATGGATATTAAAAGGGTTTATCGCTTCTTAATGATAGCTTTAAGCATAATTTTGTCCCTCTTTCTCCTTATCCCATCTGCAAGCATTCCAAATTGGCAAAAAAAAGGGGAAATCAGCAAGGAAACCTATGTAGCACCATTTGATTTTTCCATAATAGACAAAGAAAAAACAGAAGAAAGAATAAAGGATGAACAATCAAGAATCCTGCCTTCCTACTCCCTTGATTTTACGACCTCTTTAAAATTGCTTGAGGATATTACAAAGCTTTTTTCAAAGATAGAGGAGATAAGGGAAAAGGGAGGAGGAAGGAGAGAGGAAAAAATAGGAAAGCTCCTTCCTTCTCTTTCATCACAAGAGATAAAGCTTATTGCATCGGCTACTAAGAATGTATTTATTGAGATAGAAGAGGTGACAAAGAATATGATGAATATTTGCCTTGAGAAAGGCATTCTTCCAGATGGTGTAATAGAGAAAAAAATNNNNNNNNNNTAAGATAAAAAGCTCTAGTTTGAAGGAGCTAAAAATTCTTCCCAGAAAGCCTACAAATATTGATTCTCTATCCTGGAAAATAGCATCCTCTTATATTATGCCAAACCTCTATTTTGACAAAGATGCAACAAAAAAAAGGATGGATGAAAAGAAAGGGATAGAGCCAATAATGGTTTTTGTAAAAAAGGGGGATGTAATAATTTCTGAAGGAGAGGCGATAGATGCACTAACTGAGGCAAAATTTAAGGCTATTGCCCAAATTTCAAAGGGCATAAGTAAAGAAAGCCTTTATAGATTTATACTCATCTTTATCTTGTCCATTTCCTTCATCATTGCTTTTATTCTTAAATATCAAAAAGGTCTAAAGGAAGAGAAAATTTTAGCCATTTCTTTTGTTTCTCTTTTTATAATTGCCTTTGCAAAATGCCTTGCAATATGGAGGTCAGATTTTTGGATGTATCTTCCATTTTGCTCTTTTTCTCTTCTTCTGGCATTGTTATCTTCATCCCTTCTTTCCCTATTTTTTACATTTATTTTAAGCATTCTTATTTCTTTTGGGTTTGGATTAAAGCTTAATGTTCTCTTATTCTTCTTAAGCTGTGGGCTTTTTTCTATATTCCTCCTCCCCTTAGCAAGAAAAAGGGCTTCTCTTATTAAGGTTTGTTTAGGTATTTTTCTATGTAATATCTTATTAGCCCTATTTCTTTTAGAAGAGCCGTTAAGGGCAAAGCTTGTCTTTTCTTTTCTTAATGCAATTATTGTCTATTTTGTAACCCTTGGAGCCCTTTATATGTTAGAGCTTTTCTTCTCTACAAATTTTAAACTCCTTGAGCTTTCTGACCTTAATATTCCACTTTTAAGAGACCTGTTTCTGGAAGCACCTGGAACATATCACCATTCACTTATTACAGGAACCCTGGCAGAGGATGCTGCTTTGTGCATTGGTGCAAATTCTATCCTTGCAAGGACAGGAAGCTACTATCACGATATTGGAAAGATTTTCAATCCCGAATACTTTCCTGAAAATCAGAAGGAGAAAAAGGAAATTCCATCCCCTGCTATTTTGAAATCCCATATTGAAAGGGGCGTAAGTATTGCAAAGATAAAGCACCTTCCCTCTGAAATTATAGAGATAATCCAATCCCATCATGGAACATCAAAGATTGGCGATGAAAGATACCCTGGACCTTTACCAAATACAAAGGAATCTGCCATTGTTATGCTTGCCTCCTTAATTGATGAAAAAATAAGGGCATATGAAAAGCCATCACCCGAGGCAATAAGAGAAATTGTAAAAGGGGTAATAGATGAAAAAATGTTCTCTCAAGAGCTCCTTGAAGCACCCCTTACAATTAAGGAGCTAAAGATTATAGAGGAAAGCTTTATAAATATCCTTACTACCTTATTTCATGCAAAGGACCTTAATGATGAAACAAAGGCTATTGGTTGATGTAGCTAATCGACAAAGAATGGGGCTTCCAATTAGGCGGATAAAGGCTATGGCAAAGGAGGTTTTTAAGAAGGAAGGAAGGGGGGGCGAATTAAGTATTGTTTTTGTAAATGATAATGAGATGAAAGAATTAAATAAAAGGTTTTTAGGAAAGGATAAACCAACCGATGTTTTATCTTTTCAATTAAGCGAATCTATAGGAGAAGTTATCATCTCAACAGATACAGCAAAGAGACAAGCAATTGAATATGGAATTTCTTTTATTAGCGAAATTAGTGTTCTCCTTATTCATGGCTTGCTTCATATTTTAGGTTATAATCATTCAAAAGAAATGAGAGAAAAAGAGGAATTTTATTTTAGGAGGGTTTAAGAAATGATAAAGCTTGGTGTAAATGTAGACCATATTGCAACCCTTAGGGAGGCAAGGAAGGGCTTTGAGCCAGATCCTGTAGCTGCTGCAATATTAGCAGAATTGGCAGGTGCAGATGGAATTGTTGTCCATCTCAGGGAGGATAGGAGGCATATTCAGGAGAGGGATTGCAGGATTTTAAGGGAGGTTGTAAGGGGAAAGCTTAATCTTGAGATGGCAGCAACCGATGAAATGGTAAAGTTTGCAAGAAGCTTAAAGCCAGACCAAACAACCCTTGTTCCTGAGAGGAGGCAGGAGCTTACCACAGAGGGAGGCCTTGATGTTATTTCTGGAGCTGATTTTATCAAGCCATTAATTTCTATTCTTAAGGAGAGTGGAATAAGTGTATCACTCTTTGTTGATCCTGAGGTTGACCAGATAAAGGCAGCTAATAAATGCAAGGCAGATGCTATAGAAATTCATACAGGGATGTATGCAAATGCAAAAAGTCAAGATGAAATAGAGGATGAGCTTGAGAGGATAAGAATTTCTGCAGAAGCAGGAAAAAAGCTAGGTCTTTCTGTCTATGCAGGTCATGGCTTAAATTACCAAAATGTTACAAGGATTGCCAAAATTTCCCAAATAGAAGAGCTCAATATTGGCCATTCAATTATTGCCAAAGCATCCCTGGTTGGCATTCAAGAGGCAGTAAGGTCTATGCTTAAGCTTATCAATTAAGTGATATTTTTCTTCCTCCTCCTTTCTTTACCCATCTTTTCCAAAGAGCTTCTTATTGAAGGAGATAGGATTGAATATAGGGATGGTTTAATTTCTGCATCCTCAAAGACAACCCTTGTTTTTGAGGATATAAAAATAACCTCAGATGCTATTGAAATAAAGGATGATGAAATTTTATGTTTCTCTGGTTACCTCTCTACAGAAAACTTTCAATTCTTTGGAAAAAAAATAAAGAAAGAGAAGAATAGAATAACCATAGAAAATGGTTGGTTTAGCACCTGCCCTAATAGAAACCCTCATTATCGCCTTAGCTCAAAGAATATTACAATAGGTCCAAAGATTGTAAGGGCATCCAATATTACCTTAAGGATAGGGAATTTTCCTATTTTCTATATCCCATTCTATTCCTATCCGTTGAAAGCTAAAGATTCTCCCTATAGCATTGGCATTGGAAGGTCTGATTCTCTTGGCATTTTTGTAAAGACAAGGTATAATTATTCTTTAAAAGAAAAACAAATAGGATTTCTTCTTGATTATTATCAAAAAAAGGGGGCTGGATTTGGGATAGAGAGCCAATCATTTCTTGGTTATTCTAGTAAAGAAAGGTATGTTTTGGATTCCTTTTATAAAAAAAAAGATGGATGCATAAGAATAGAAAAATCTTTTGATCGCCTTGTATCCTACGATTATCTTAAGGGTGAGATAAAAGACAAGACAAAGAGCTATTTTATGTTAGAGAAAAGCGGCTCTTCTTCTTTAGGAAGGATTGTTTTTGAGGAAGATGATTATTTCTCAAAAAAAACAAAATATATTCCAAAAGGAAATTTATTCTTTAGAGGAACAAACATTAAAGGAGTGGTAGCAAGCCTTGATATTTCTGGAGAGAATGTTAAAGAAGATATCTATAGCCAAAATTTTACCATAAATCCAAGAATTTCAAAGCAAATTAAAATAGGAGGGATACCGTTTCTTCAAACCTTTGATTTCAAAGTAAAAGATGGGGGTAGCTATTCTCTCTCATCCCTTTCCAATATAAGGCTTCAAAATAAGAATGTAAAGTTTGATCTTGGATACCTAAGGGAAGATAAGGAAGATAGGATTCCTTTTCTCATAGAAGGATTTCTTTCTAATGTAATGGGAAGCATTGAGGGAGAATTTTTGCTAAAAGATAAAGAATTTGATAATATAATGTTTCTATTTTCTACAAAAAAAGGGAGATTTTCCTTTATCTTTGACGGAAGGTATAAGAATGATAGGATTAATGCCTCTTTAAATATGGGGTTTCAAGAGGAAAAATACGCTATAGACCTATTTTGGGAAATATTGGAAAAGAAAGAAGATTTTATAGCCTCATCTATTTTTTTAAGAAAAAGCGAAGATTTTTCATTTAAGCTTACCGGATATAATGGTGGAGAG is a window from the bacterium genome containing:
- a CDS encoding HDIG domain-containing metalloprotein, translated to KIKSSSLKELKILPRKPTNIDSLSWKIASSYIMPNLYFDKDATKKRMDEKKGIEPIMVFVKKGDVIISEGEAIDALTEAKFKAIAQISKGISKESLYRFILIFILSISFIIAFILKYQKGLKEEKILAISFVSLFIIAFAKCLAIWRSDFWMYLPFCSFSLLLALLSSSLLSLFFTFILSILISFGFGLKLNVLLFFLSCGLFSIFLLPLARKRASLIKVCLGIFLCNILLALFLLEEPLRAKLVFSFLNAIIVYFVTLGALYMLELFFSTNFKLLELSDLNIPLLRDLFLEAPGTYHHSLITGTLAEDAALCIGANSILARTGSYYHDIGKIFNPEYFPENQKEKKEIPSPAILKSHIERGVSIAKIKHLPSEIIEIIQSHHGTSKIGDERYPGPLPNTKESAIVMLASLIDEKIRAYEKPSPEAIREIVKGVIDEKMFSQELLEAPLTIKELKIIEESFINILTTLFHAKDLNDETKAIG
- the ybeY gene encoding rRNA maturation RNase YbeY — translated: MMKQRLLVDVANRQRMGLPIRRIKAMAKEVFKKEGRGGELSIVFVNDNEMKELNKRFLGKDKPTDVLSFQLSESIGEVIISTDTAKRQAIEYGISFISEISVLLIHGLLHILGYNHSKEMREKEEFYFRRV
- a CDS encoding pyridoxine 5'-phosphate synthase, which codes for MIKLGVNVDHIATLREARKGFEPDPVAAAILAELAGADGIVVHLREDRRHIQERDCRILREVVRGKLNLEMAATDEMVKFARSLKPDQTTLVPERRQELTTEGGLDVISGADFIKPLISILKESGISVSLFVDPEVDQIKAANKCKADAIEIHTGMYANAKSQDEIEDELERIRISAEAGKKLGLSVYAGHGLNYQNVTRIAKISQIEELNIGHSIIAKASLVGIQEAVRSMLKLIN